A part of Kitasatospora acidiphila genomic DNA contains:
- a CDS encoding DUF4166 domain-containing protein: protein MTTPVTAAAPATATESIFRRAIGPAFELLHPQMQRRFGFSSESKIACLGTGRMEQVWHGSNLLRPFLRLGATRNLLFPEQGRDIDFTIANYAYRDRFGRETVTFVRTFQFTRPRRFDATMVASDRHPKLVLDYLGTHQHIAADLRFRVTRSGGLLITSQDQRFTGLPGAPRCPAMVTGQARVHEWFDDRADCFRINVQVTNPVLGPVIGYAGSFRAEFIPVTDAAAIPHHVRPVREQARS from the coding sequence ATGACCACGCCCGTCACCGCGGCCGCCCCGGCCACGGCCACCGAGTCGATCTTCCGCCGAGCGATCGGACCGGCCTTCGAACTCCTGCACCCGCAGATGCAGCGGCGGTTCGGCTTTTCCAGCGAGTCCAAGATCGCCTGCCTCGGTACCGGCCGGATGGAGCAGGTCTGGCACGGCTCGAACCTGCTACGACCGTTCCTGCGCTTGGGTGCGACCCGCAATCTGCTCTTTCCGGAACAGGGCCGGGACATCGACTTCACCATCGCCAACTACGCGTACCGCGACCGGTTCGGTCGGGAGACGGTCACCTTCGTCAGGACCTTCCAGTTCACCCGGCCGCGCCGCTTCGACGCCACCATGGTCGCCTCGGACCGGCACCCGAAGCTGGTGCTCGACTATCTGGGCACCCATCAGCACATCGCCGCCGACCTGCGGTTCCGCGTCACCAGGAGCGGCGGTCTGCTGATCACCTCGCAGGACCAGCGGTTCACCGGCCTGCCCGGCGCACCGCGCTGCCCCGCGATGGTCACCGGCCAGGCCCGCGTCCACGAGTGGTTCGACGACCGGGCCGACTGCTTCCGGATCAACGTGCAGGTGACCAATCCCGTCCTCGGGCCGGTGATCGGCTACGCGGGCTCGTTCCGGGCCGAGTTCATACCGGTGACGGACGCAGCCGCGATCCCGCACCATGTGCGGCCGGTGCGCGAGCAGGCCCGGAGCTGA
- a CDS encoding TetR/AcrR family transcriptional regulator — MSDTRERLMAAAISLMKRQGISGVSARTIAAECGANQALVFYHFKTVEGLLAAAAVRETENRLALYRPALAAAGSLRELLRVGRELHETERADGSVALLGQFLAGASTYPQLAEASVAALRLWTDEVEAVLLRLFADHPLAELLDLPGLARAVSASFIGLELYEGVDPAGAAAAFEALDRLGVLVEVVDGLGPVANRAVRVALRRSATRTANGG, encoded by the coding sequence ATGAGCGACACACGGGAGCGCCTGATGGCGGCCGCGATCAGCCTGATGAAGCGGCAGGGGATCTCGGGTGTCTCGGCGCGCACGATCGCCGCCGAGTGCGGGGCCAACCAGGCGCTGGTCTTCTACCACTTCAAGACGGTCGAGGGCCTGCTCGCCGCGGCCGCGGTGCGGGAGACCGAGAACCGGCTGGCGCTGTACCGGCCGGCGCTGGCGGCGGCGGGCTCGCTGCGCGAACTGCTGCGGGTCGGCCGTGAGCTGCACGAAACCGAACGGGCCGACGGATCGGTCGCGCTGCTGGGCCAGTTCCTGGCGGGAGCCTCCACCTATCCGCAGTTGGCCGAGGCGAGCGTGGCGGCGCTTCGGTTGTGGACCGATGAGGTGGAGGCGGTGCTGCTGCGGCTCTTCGCGGACCATCCGCTGGCCGAGCTGCTGGACCTGCCGGGGCTGGCCCGTGCGGTGTCGGCCTCGTTCATCGGCCTGGAGCTGTACGAGGGCGTGGACCCGGCGGGTGCGGCAGCGGCCTTCGAGGCGCTGGACCGGTTGGGCGTGCTGGTCGAGGTGGTGGACGGGCTGGGCCCGGTCGCGAACCGCGCGGTCCGGGTAGCGCTGCGGCGCAGCGCTACCCGGACCGCGAACGGCGGCTGA
- a CDS encoding CoA-acylating methylmalonate-semialdehyde dehydrogenase, with product MTKPAEKHVVHWIGGAPVPTAGAAPRRGDIYDPATGRTTGQVDFAEVAEVDQAVAAAAAAFAEWRHTSLARRTAVLFKFRELFDARKDELAALIVSEHGKVHSDALGELARGQEVLEYACGIPQLLKGGFTEQASTGIDVYSIRQPLGPVAVISPFNFPAMVPMWFFPIAIAAGNTVVLKPSEKDPSAANFLARLWQEAGLPDGVFNVVHGDKVAVDRLLEHPDIKSVSFVGSTPIARYVYETGTRYGKRVQALGGAKNHMLVLPDADLELSADAAVNAGFGAAGERCMAVSVLVAVDPIGDELVERIKERMAGLKVGPGCNGDSEMGPLVTGQHRDKVTAYVESGLADGAELVVDGRKHLITAEDANGDSTADGFWLGPTLFDHVKPGMSVYTDEIFGPVLSVVRVSSYEEGLALINANPYGNGTAVFTNDGGAARRFQHEVEVGMIGINVPIPVPVAYYSFGGWKASLFGDAHAYGADGVQFFTRGKAVTQRWLDPSHGGINLGFPTNS from the coding sequence GTGACCAAGCCCGCTGAGAAGCATGTCGTCCACTGGATCGGCGGCGCCCCGGTGCCGACCGCCGGCGCGGCGCCCCGCCGCGGCGACATCTACGACCCGGCCACCGGTCGGACCACCGGCCAGGTGGACTTCGCCGAGGTGGCCGAGGTCGACCAGGCGGTGGCCGCCGCTGCCGCCGCGTTCGCCGAGTGGCGGCACACCTCGCTCGCCAGGCGCACCGCCGTGCTGTTCAAGTTCCGCGAGCTGTTCGACGCCCGCAAGGACGAACTGGCCGCGCTGATCGTCTCCGAGCACGGCAAGGTCCACTCGGACGCGCTCGGCGAGCTCGCCCGCGGCCAGGAGGTCCTCGAATACGCCTGCGGGATCCCGCAGTTGCTCAAGGGCGGCTTCACCGAGCAGGCCTCCACCGGGATCGACGTCTACTCGATCCGGCAGCCGCTCGGCCCGGTCGCCGTCATCTCGCCGTTCAACTTCCCGGCGATGGTGCCGATGTGGTTCTTCCCCATCGCCATCGCGGCCGGCAACACCGTGGTGCTCAAGCCCTCCGAGAAGGACCCCTCGGCGGCGAACTTCCTCGCCCGGCTGTGGCAGGAGGCCGGGCTGCCGGACGGGGTGTTCAACGTGGTGCACGGCGACAAGGTCGCCGTCGACCGGCTGCTGGAGCACCCCGACATCAAGTCGGTCAGCTTCGTCGGCTCCACCCCGATCGCCCGCTACGTCTACGAGACCGGCACGCGCTACGGCAAGCGGGTGCAGGCGCTCGGCGGCGCCAAGAACCACATGCTGGTGCTCCCCGACGCCGACCTGGAGCTGAGCGCCGACGCCGCGGTCAACGCCGGCTTCGGTGCGGCCGGTGAGCGCTGCATGGCGGTCTCGGTGCTGGTCGCGGTCGACCCGATCGGTGACGAACTGGTCGAGAGGATCAAGGAGCGGATGGCCGGCCTCAAGGTCGGCCCCGGCTGCAACGGCGACTCCGAGATGGGCCCGCTGGTCACCGGCCAGCACCGGGACAAGGTCACCGCCTATGTCGAGTCCGGCCTCGCCGACGGCGCCGAGCTGGTCGTCGACGGCCGAAAGCACCTGATCACGGCCGAGGACGCCAACGGCGACTCCACCGCCGACGGCTTCTGGCTCGGCCCGACCCTGTTCGACCACGTCAAGCCGGGCATGTCCGTCTACACCGACGAGATCTTCGGCCCCGTCCTCTCGGTGGTCCGGGTCTCCTCCTACGAGGAGGGCCTGGCGCTGATCAACGCCAACCCCTACGGCAACGGCACGGCCGTCTTCACCAACGACGGCGGCGCCGCCCGGCGCTTCCAGCACGAGGTCGAGGTCGGCATGATCGGCATCAACGTGCCGATCCCGGTCCCCGTCGCCTACTACTCCTTCGGCGGCTGGAAGGCCTCGCTCTTCGGCGACGCGCACGCCTACGGCGCGGACGGCGTGCAGTTCTTCACCCGGGGCAAGGCGGTCACCCAGCGCTGGCTGGACCCCTCGCACGGCGGGATCAACCTCGGGTTCCCGACCAACAGCTGA
- a CDS encoding gamma-aminobutyraldehyde dehydrogenase — protein sequence MELSNFEDGAQYIGGRAGAGSGYEPFDVVNPADGSSVQRIRLASTDDVDAAVAAATAALPEWAGATPGARSEALLRLSAILAEHAEDFARVETAQTGKPIKLSTEFDVPGTIDNTAFFAGAARNLEGKAAGEYSGDHTSYVRREPIGVIGSIAPWNYPLQMAAWKILPAIAAGNTVVLKPAELTPLTSLMFARACTAAGIPDGVVNVVTGAGRDAGEHLIGHPGVAMVSFTGSTVVGKRVAELATATVKRTHLELGGKAPFVVFEDADLEAAVHGAVAGALINSGQDCTAATRAYVQRPLYDDFVAGVAELFGRIRLGDPHNPRTDLGPLVSFAHRDRVAGFVERARGYGATVVTGGERPGVGHDGTDLTRGAYYLPTLITGADQRSEVVQGEVFGPVLVVLPFDADDEGLRLANDTPYGLAASAWTRDVHRSLRATRELAAGCVWVNDHIPIISEMPHGGYKASGYGKDMSQYSLDEYTQVKHVMYDTTAVARKDWHRTVFGDRG from the coding sequence ATGGAGCTCAGCAACTTCGAGGACGGCGCGCAGTACATCGGCGGCAGAGCCGGCGCCGGTAGCGGCTACGAGCCGTTCGACGTGGTCAACCCGGCCGATGGCAGCAGCGTCCAGCGGATCCGGCTCGCCTCCACCGACGACGTGGACGCCGCCGTGGCCGCCGCCACCGCCGCCCTGCCCGAGTGGGCCGGCGCCACCCCCGGTGCCCGCTCCGAGGCACTGCTGCGACTGAGCGCGATCCTGGCCGAGCACGCCGAGGACTTCGCCCGGGTGGAGACCGCGCAGACCGGCAAGCCGATCAAGCTGTCCACCGAGTTCGACGTGCCCGGCACCATCGACAACACGGCCTTCTTCGCCGGCGCCGCCCGCAACCTGGAGGGCAAGGCGGCCGGCGAGTACTCGGGCGACCACACCTCCTACGTGCGGCGCGAGCCGATCGGCGTGATCGGCTCCATCGCGCCCTGGAACTACCCGCTGCAGATGGCCGCCTGGAAGATCCTGCCGGCCATCGCGGCCGGCAACACCGTGGTGCTGAAGCCCGCCGAGCTCACCCCGCTCACCTCGCTGATGTTCGCGCGCGCCTGCACCGCGGCCGGGATCCCGGACGGCGTGGTCAACGTGGTCACGGGTGCGGGTCGGGACGCCGGCGAGCACCTGATCGGCCACCCCGGCGTCGCGATGGTCTCGTTCACCGGTTCCACCGTCGTCGGAAAGCGGGTCGCCGAGCTGGCCACCGCCACCGTCAAGCGCACCCATCTGGAGCTCGGCGGCAAGGCCCCGTTCGTGGTCTTCGAGGACGCCGACCTGGAGGCGGCGGTGCACGGAGCGGTGGCCGGCGCGCTGATCAACAGCGGCCAGGACTGCACCGCCGCGACCCGCGCCTATGTGCAGCGCCCGCTGTACGACGACTTCGTGGCCGGCGTCGCCGAGTTGTTCGGTCGGATCCGGCTCGGCGACCCGCACAACCCGCGGACCGACCTCGGCCCGCTTGTCTCGTTCGCCCACCGCGACCGGGTGGCCGGCTTCGTCGAGCGGGCCCGCGGCTACGGCGCCACCGTGGTCACCGGCGGCGAGCGGCCCGGCGTCGGCCACGACGGCACCGACCTGACCCGCGGCGCCTACTACCTGCCCACCCTGATCACCGGCGCGGACCAGCGGAGCGAGGTGGTGCAGGGCGAGGTCTTCGGCCCGGTGCTGGTGGTGCTGCCCTTCGACGCCGACGACGAGGGACTGCGGCTGGCCAACGACACCCCGTACGGCCTGGCCGCCTCCGCCTGGACCCGCGACGTGCACCGCTCGCTGCGCGCCACCCGGGAGCTGGCGGCCGGGTGCGTCTGGGTGAACGACCACATCCCGATCATCAGCGAGATGCCGCACGGCGGCTACAAGGCCTCCGGGTACGGCAAGGACATGTCGCAGTACTCGCTGGACGAGTACACCCAGGTCAAGCACGTCATGTACGACACCACGGCGGTGGCCCGGAAGGACTGGCACCGCACGGTCTTCGGCGATCGGGGCTGA
- a CDS encoding PucR family transcriptional regulator, with product MLPTVARVLDLDVMRRGLPQVVAAADRLDRPVRWVHVSELPDVAGMLQGGELVLTTGIALPEDREGLARYVRELVEVGAVGLVVEFGRRYFDTLPRALVHAAEQRGLPLVVLRREIRFVAVTEAVHALVVNAQLEQLRASEAVHQVFNELAVEGAEPTEVLRQIARMAGHPVVLENLSHQVLAHDPAGRTEDELLEHWERRSRAVRPTGRTGHDPRSGWLVTAVGARGEDWGRLVLVGDPGPVPGEAPHPAAMLLERGAATLALNRLLVRDRESLERQTHRTLLSGILTHALTVSEVALRAQALGVPLEGRRLVGVVLRRRGGQLPAALEAQARLRDFTELAAGAARGSRLSALVGALDDEGVGLLIALGSQQDEHSSLEAFAATLRRMVADSRTAADGAREAAGGREAAAPVVAVGSSVGSVRDARRTLMEATQVADAALHDAPGARSASYYRLPDVRLRGLLHLLRDDARLQTYVERELGPLLAHDAEHGSQLVQLLRIYLEQGRNKSAAADAAHLSRPSFYDRLHKVERILAVDLDQVESCLSLHVALLALDAVRR from the coding sequence GTGCTGCCCACCGTCGCCCGAGTGCTCGACCTTGATGTGATGCGGCGCGGCCTGCCGCAGGTGGTGGCGGCTGCCGACCGGCTGGACCGTCCGGTGCGCTGGGTGCACGTCAGCGAGCTGCCTGACGTGGCGGGGATGCTGCAGGGCGGGGAGCTGGTGCTGACCACCGGGATCGCGCTGCCCGAGGACCGCGAGGGGCTGGCCCGCTACGTCCGGGAACTGGTGGAGGTGGGCGCGGTCGGTCTGGTGGTCGAGTTCGGCCGCCGCTACTTCGACACGCTGCCCCGGGCCCTGGTGCACGCCGCCGAGCAGCGCGGCCTGCCGCTGGTGGTGCTGCGGCGGGAGATCCGGTTCGTCGCGGTGACCGAGGCGGTGCACGCCCTGGTGGTGAACGCGCAGCTGGAGCAGCTGCGGGCGTCCGAGGCGGTGCACCAGGTCTTCAACGAGCTGGCGGTGGAGGGTGCCGAGCCGACCGAGGTGCTGCGCCAGATCGCCCGGATGGCCGGGCACCCGGTGGTGCTGGAGAACCTCAGCCACCAGGTGCTGGCGCACGACCCGGCCGGGCGCACCGAGGACGAGCTGCTGGAGCACTGGGAGCGCCGCTCGCGGGCGGTCCGGCCGACCGGGCGGACCGGCCATGATCCGCGCAGCGGCTGGCTGGTGACCGCGGTGGGGGCACGCGGCGAGGACTGGGGGCGGCTGGTGCTGGTGGGCGATCCGGGCCCGGTGCCCGGCGAGGCTCCGCACCCGGCCGCGATGCTGCTGGAGCGCGGTGCGGCGACGCTGGCGCTCAACCGGCTGCTGGTGCGGGACCGGGAGAGCCTGGAGCGGCAGACGCATCGCACGCTGCTGTCCGGGATCCTGACCCACGCCCTGACCGTCTCCGAAGTGGCGCTGCGCGCCCAGGCGTTGGGGGTGCCGCTGGAGGGGCGGCGGCTGGTCGGGGTGGTGCTGCGGCGGCGCGGCGGACAACTGCCCGCGGCGCTGGAGGCGCAGGCCAGGCTGCGGGACTTCACCGAGCTCGCGGCCGGCGCGGCCCGTGGCAGCCGGCTTTCGGCGCTGGTCGGGGCGCTGGATGACGAGGGGGTGGGGCTGCTGATCGCGCTGGGCTCGCAGCAGGACGAGCACAGTTCGCTGGAGGCGTTCGCGGCGACGCTGCGCCGGATGGTGGCGGACAGCCGGACGGCCGCGGACGGCGCACGGGAGGCGGCCGGCGGTCGGGAGGCGGCCGCACCGGTGGTGGCGGTGGGCTCCTCGGTGGGGTCGGTGCGGGATGCCCGGCGGACCCTGATGGAGGCCACCCAGGTCGCGGATGCCGCACTGCACGACGCACCGGGGGCGCGCTCGGCCTCCTACTACCGGCTGCCGGACGTCCGGTTGCGCGGCCTGCTGCATCTGCTGCGCGACGATGCCCGGCTGCAGACCTATGTGGAGCGGGAGTTGGGTCCGCTGCTGGCCCATGACGCCGAACACGGCTCGCAGCTGGTGCAGTTGCTGCGGATCTACCTGGAGCAGGGGCGCAACAAGTCGGCCGCGGCAGACGCAGCGCATCTGTCGCGGCCGAGCTTCTACGACCGGCTGCACAAGGTGGAGCGGATCCTGGCGGTCGACCTCGACCAGGTGGAGTCCTGCCTCTCGCTGCACGTCGCCCTGCTGGCACTGGACGCCGTGCGGCGCTGA
- a CDS encoding aspartate aminotransferase family protein translates to MSFPTADPAAGQAVTAADRAHVFHSWSAQAQIAPLAVAGAEGSYFWDYEGNRYLDFSSQLVNTNIGHQHPKVVAAIQQQAAALCTMAPGFAVEPRSEAARLIAERTPGDLDKIFFTNGGAEANENAIRLARLHTGRQKVLATYRSYHGATANAIALTGDPRRWPNETGTSGVVHFWGPYPYRSAFHAENEAQECERALAHLEQVIAFEGPHTVAAIILETVVGTAGVLIPPPGYLAGVREICDRYGIVFILDEVMAGFGRTGAWFAADHWGITPDLLTFAKGVNSGYVPLGGVAISAEIAATFADRPFPGGLTYSGHPLACASAVATINAMAEEGIVENARRIGETVLGPGLRELAERHPSVGEVRGLGVFWALDLVRDRATREPLVPYNAAGAANAPMAELAAACKKRGLWPFINMNRFHVVPPCTVTAEEARAGLAVLDEALNAADALMN, encoded by the coding sequence ATGAGCTTCCCCACCGCCGACCCCGCCGCCGGGCAGGCCGTCACGGCCGCCGACCGCGCGCACGTCTTCCACTCGTGGTCCGCCCAGGCCCAGATCGCCCCGCTCGCGGTGGCCGGCGCCGAGGGCTCGTACTTCTGGGACTACGAGGGCAACCGCTACCTCGACTTCTCCTCCCAGCTGGTCAACACCAACATCGGCCACCAGCACCCCAAGGTGGTCGCCGCGATCCAGCAGCAGGCGGCCGCGCTGTGCACCATGGCCCCGGGCTTCGCGGTCGAGCCCCGCAGCGAGGCGGCCCGGCTGATCGCCGAGCGCACCCCCGGTGACCTGGACAAGATCTTCTTCACCAACGGCGGCGCCGAGGCCAACGAGAACGCGATCCGGCTGGCCCGGCTGCACACCGGCCGGCAGAAGGTGCTCGCCACCTACCGCTCGTACCACGGCGCCACCGCCAACGCGATCGCCCTGACCGGTGACCCGCGCCGGTGGCCCAACGAGACCGGCACCTCGGGCGTCGTCCACTTCTGGGGCCCGTACCCCTACCGCTCCGCCTTCCACGCCGAGAACGAGGCACAGGAGTGCGAGCGCGCGCTCGCCCACCTGGAGCAGGTGATCGCCTTCGAGGGCCCGCACACCGTGGCCGCGATCATCCTGGAGACCGTCGTCGGCACCGCCGGCGTCCTGATCCCGCCGCCCGGCTACCTGGCCGGCGTCCGGGAGATCTGCGACCGCTACGGCATCGTCTTCATCCTGGACGAGGTGATGGCCGGCTTCGGCCGCACCGGCGCCTGGTTCGCCGCCGACCACTGGGGGATCACCCCCGACCTGCTGACCTTCGCCAAGGGCGTCAACTCCGGCTACGTGCCGCTGGGCGGCGTGGCGATCAGCGCCGAGATCGCCGCCACCTTCGCCGACCGCCCGTTCCCCGGCGGCCTCACCTACTCCGGGCACCCGCTGGCCTGCGCCTCCGCCGTGGCCACTATCAACGCGATGGCCGAGGAGGGCATCGTGGAGAACGCCCGGCGGATCGGCGAGACCGTGCTCGGCCCCGGTCTGCGCGAACTGGCCGAGCGCCACCCGTCGGTCGGCGAGGTGCGCGGGCTCGGCGTCTTCTGGGCGCTCGACCTGGTCCGCGACCGCGCCACCCGGGAACCGCTGGTCCCCTACAACGCGGCCGGCGCCGCCAACGCGCCGATGGCCGAGTTGGCGGCCGCCTGCAAGAAGCGCGGGCTCTGGCCGTTCATCAACATGAACCGGTTCCATGTGGTGCCCCCGTGCACCGTCACCGCCGAGGAGGCCCGCGCCGGCCTGGCCGTGCTGGACGAGGCGCTAAACGCGGCCGACGCACTCATGAACTGA
- a CDS encoding gamma-aminobutyraldehyde dehydrogenase, with protein sequence MSDLRTLRNYINGEFVDAADGRTLQIVDPTTGEAYATSPLSGAADVDAAMASAAAAFETWRDATPSTRQKLLLKIADGVEARADELVDAECRNTGKPRGLTKSEEIGPMVDQIRFFAGAARLLEGKAAGEYMDGMTSIIRREPVGVCAQVAPWNYPMMMAVWKFAPAIAAGNAVVLKPSDTTPASTVLLAEIVGAAIAELELPAGIFNVLCGDRETGKLMVEHQIPAMASITGSVRAGIQVAESAAKDVKRVHLELGGKAPVVVFEDADIAEAVEGISVAGFFNAGQDCTAATRVLVHESIHDAFVTALAKAAGETKTGGIDDEDVLYGPLNNANQLAQVSGFIERLPAHAKVEAGGHRVGEVGYFYAPTVVSGLLQDDEIIQQEVFGPVITVQKFTDEDQAVSYANGVEYALASSVWTKDHARAMRMSRRLDFGCVWINTHIPLVAEMPHGGFKKSGYGKDLSSYGFEDYTRVKHVMTAI encoded by the coding sequence GTGAGCGACCTTCGTACGCTGCGCAACTACATCAACGGCGAGTTCGTCGACGCGGCCGACGGCCGCACCCTGCAGATCGTCGACCCGACCACCGGTGAGGCGTACGCGACCTCCCCGCTGTCCGGCGCCGCGGACGTGGACGCGGCGATGGCCTCGGCCGCGGCCGCCTTCGAGACCTGGCGGGACGCCACTCCGTCCACCCGGCAGAAGCTGCTGCTGAAGATCGCCGACGGTGTCGAGGCTCGCGCCGACGAGCTGGTGGACGCCGAGTGCCGCAACACCGGCAAGCCGCGCGGACTGACCAAGTCCGAGGAGATCGGCCCGATGGTCGACCAGATCCGGTTCTTCGCGGGTGCCGCCCGGCTGCTTGAGGGCAAGGCCGCCGGTGAGTACATGGACGGTATGACCTCGATCATCCGCCGCGAGCCGGTCGGCGTCTGCGCCCAGGTGGCGCCGTGGAACTACCCGATGATGATGGCGGTCTGGAAGTTCGCCCCGGCCATCGCCGCCGGCAACGCCGTGGTGCTCAAGCCCTCCGACACCACCCCGGCCTCCACCGTGCTGCTGGCCGAGATCGTCGGCGCCGCGATCGCCGAGCTGGAGCTGCCGGCCGGCATCTTCAACGTGCTCTGCGGTGACCGGGAGACCGGCAAGCTGATGGTCGAGCACCAGATTCCGGCGATGGCCTCCATCACCGGCTCGGTCCGGGCCGGCATCCAGGTGGCCGAGTCCGCCGCCAAGGACGTCAAGCGGGTCCACCTGGAGCTCGGCGGCAAGGCCCCGGTGGTGGTCTTCGAGGACGCCGACATCGCCGAGGCGGTCGAGGGCATCTCGGTGGCCGGCTTCTTCAACGCCGGCCAGGACTGCACCGCCGCCACCCGGGTGCTGGTCCACGAGTCGATCCACGACGCCTTCGTCACCGCGCTGGCCAAGGCCGCGGGAGAGACCAAGACCGGCGGGATCGACGACGAGGACGTGCTCTACGGTCCGCTGAACAACGCCAACCAGCTCGCCCAGGTCTCCGGCTTCATCGAGCGGCTGCCCGCCCACGCCAAGGTGGAGGCCGGTGGCCACCGGGTCGGCGAGGTCGGCTACTTCTACGCCCCGACCGTGGTGTCCGGCCTGCTGCAGGATGACGAGATCATCCAGCAGGAGGTCTTCGGCCCGGTCATCACGGTGCAGAAGTTCACCGACGAGGACCAGGCCGTGTCGTACGCCAACGGCGTCGAGTACGCGCTGGCCTCATCGGTGTGGACCAAGGACCACGCCCGGGCGATGCGGATGTCGCGCCGGCTGGACTTCGGCTGTGTCTGGATCAACACCCACATCCCGCTGGTCGCCGAGATGCCGCACGGTGGCTTCAAGAAGTCCGGCTACGGCAAGGACCTCTCCTCCTACGGGTTCGAGGACTACACCCGCGTCAAGCACGTGATGACCGCGATCTAG
- a CDS encoding Lrp/AsnC family transcriptional regulator: MANRDRNSSVPLDSVSKAIIEQLQEDGRRPYATIGKAVGLSEAAVRQRVQKLLDQGVMQIVAVTDPLTVGFTRQAMVGVTVEGDIEPIADALAAMDEVDYVVCTAGSFDLLAELVCEDDEHLLEMINKRIRALPGVRRTESFVYLKLRKQTYTWGTR, encoded by the coding sequence GTGGCCAACCGCGACCGGAACAGCAGCGTTCCCCTCGACTCCGTCTCCAAGGCGATCATCGAGCAGCTGCAGGAGGACGGCCGCCGCCCGTACGCGACCATCGGCAAGGCCGTCGGCCTCTCCGAGGCCGCCGTCCGGCAGCGGGTCCAGAAGCTGCTCGACCAAGGCGTGATGCAGATCGTCGCCGTGACCGACCCGCTCACCGTGGGCTTCACCCGCCAGGCGATGGTCGGCGTCACGGTCGAGGGCGACATCGAGCCGATCGCCGACGCCCTGGCCGCCATGGACGAGGTCGACTACGTGGTCTGCACCGCAGGCTCGTTCGACCTGCTGGCCGAGCTGGTGTGCGAGGACGACGAGCACCTGCTCGAAATGATCAACAAGCGCATCCGCGCGCTTCCCGGCGTGCGGAGGACCGAGAGCTTCGTTTACCTGAAGCTCCGGAAACAGACCTACACCTGGGGCACCCGATGA
- a CDS encoding aspartate aminotransferase family protein: MSADPAPKDLSKAAYDHLWMHFTRMSSYENSPVPTIVRGEGTYIWDDKGRKYIDGLAGLFVVQAGHGRTELAEVAAKQAKELAFFPIWSYAHPKAVELAERLANYAPGDLNKVFFSTGGGEAVETAWKLAKQYFKLIGKPTKYKVISRAIAYHGTPQGALSITGLPGLKAPFEPLVPGTHKAPNTNIYRAPEYLAGPDGTVDPEAYGRWCADQVEEAILFEGPETVAAVFVEPVQNAGGCFPPPPGYFQRLREICDRHDVLLVSDEVICAFGRLGTMFGADKFGYVPDMITCAKGMTSGYSPIGATIISDRIAEPFYKGDNTFLHGYTFAGHPVSSAVALANLDIFEREGLNQHVLDNESRFLGTLNKLRDLPIVGDVRGNGYFYGIELVKDKVTKESFNDEETERVLYGFLSKALFENGLYCRADDRGDPVVQLAPPLISDQSTFDEIEQILRTSLSDAWAKI; encoded by the coding sequence ATGAGCGCCGATCCGGCACCGAAGGACCTTTCGAAGGCCGCATACGACCACCTGTGGATGCACTTCACCCGCATGTCGTCGTACGAGAACTCCCCCGTCCCGACCATCGTGCGCGGCGAGGGCACCTACATCTGGGACGACAAGGGCCGCAAGTACATCGACGGCCTGGCCGGCCTCTTCGTGGTCCAGGCGGGCCACGGCCGCACCGAGCTCGCCGAGGTCGCGGCCAAGCAGGCCAAGGAGCTGGCCTTCTTCCCGATCTGGAGCTACGCCCACCCCAAGGCCGTCGAGCTGGCCGAGCGCCTGGCCAACTACGCGCCCGGCGACCTGAACAAGGTGTTCTTCTCCACCGGTGGCGGCGAGGCCGTCGAGACCGCCTGGAAGCTCGCCAAGCAGTACTTCAAGCTGATCGGCAAGCCGACCAAGTACAAGGTCATCTCCCGGGCCATCGCCTACCACGGCACCCCGCAGGGCGCCCTGTCGATCACCGGCCTGCCGGGCCTGAAGGCCCCGTTCGAGCCGCTGGTGCCGGGCACCCACAAGGCCCCGAACACCAACATCTACCGCGCCCCCGAGTACCTGGCGGGCCCGGACGGCACCGTCGACCCCGAGGCCTACGGCCGCTGGTGCGCCGACCAGGTCGAGGAGGCCATCCTCTTCGAGGGCCCGGAGACCGTCGCCGCCGTCTTCGTCGAGCCGGTGCAGAACGCCGGCGGCTGCTTCCCGCCGCCGCCCGGATACTTCCAGCGGCTGCGCGAGATCTGCGACCGCCACGACGTGCTGCTGGTCTCGGACGAGGTCATCTGCGCCTTCGGCCGCCTGGGCACCATGTTCGGCGCCGACAAGTTCGGCTACGTGCCGGACATGATCACCTGCGCCAAGGGCATGACCTCGGGCTACTCCCCGATCGGCGCCACCATCATCTCGGACCGGATCGCCGAGCCGTTCTACAAGGGCGACAACACCTTCCTGCACGGCTACACCTTCGCCGGCCACCCGGTGTCGTCCGCCGTGGCGCTGGCCAACCTCGACATCTTCGAGCGCGAGGGCCTCAACCAGCACGTGCTGGACAACGAGTCCCGCTTCCTGGGCACCCTGAACAAGCTGCGCGACCTGCCGATCGTCGGCGACGTCCGAGGCAACGGGTACTTCTACGGCATCGAGCTGGTGAAGGACAAGGTCACCAAGGAGAGCTTCAACGACGAGGAGACCGAGCGCGTGCTCTACGGCTTCCTCTCGAAGGCGCTCTTCGAGAACGGCCTGTACTGCCGTGCCGACGACCGCGGCGACCCGGTCGTGCAGCTGGCCCCGCCGCTGATCTCCGACCAGTCGACCTTCGACGAGATCGAGCAGATCCTGCGGACCAGCCTCTCCGACGCGTGGGCGAAGATCTGA